GACTTCGGCGCGTTGCCGATCCTGGCCGACGCGCTCCAGGACGCAGGCTGCGACAGCGCCGAGGTGCTCGACCACTGTCGCGGTCCGGGGCCACACGTGCGCGGGTGCTGGGTCGTTGACCTGGTGCTCGGCAAGCCGTAGTTTCGGGATGGTGTGCGTTCCGGGACGGTGTCGAAGGAGCGGAGGCGCGAGTGGGCCGCAAGAGAACCAAGACCGAAGTGCGACCCACGGGGGCCGCGCCCGTCGAACTGCCGCACCCGGGGGACGCACTCCCGCCCGGGGCGCGCGTGCGCCTCGGCACGAACCGGCTCAACCACGTCGTCCAACGGGGCAACACCGGTGTGTGCCATCTCTCCTTTTCTCCCGATGGTCGGTACCTGTTTGCCGTCGGGTACGAGGACGACGAGGCGAGTTTATGGGAGCTACCCGGCGGGCGCGAGGTGTGGCGGCGCGAAGTCGATTGCGCCAGCGAACCGTTCGCGGCTTCGGCCTTCAGCCCGGACGGGCGCCTGCTGGCCGTCGGGGGGTGCGGGGGGGCGCGCGTTATTGATGTTGTGACCGGGCGCACGGCCCAGATCCTTCAGACCGACGGGCGCTGCGATCTGGCGCTCGCGTTCTCCCCGTGCGGGCGCTACTTGGTAGCACCGCCTTCGGTTTGGGCAGTGGATCGGTGGGAGGTGACTTCCGGACTTGATGCCCGGGGCACGGCGCTCGCCTTCAGCCCGGGCGGTCGGTTCCTCGCCGGCAGCGCCGGGGACACGGTCTGCGTGTGGGAGTGGCCGGGACTGCGGTTGGTGAATCGCTTGGCACCGTCGGGCACGGTGAACGTGCTCCACTTCCTCCCGGACGGGCGCCTCGCGGGCAGCGCCTGCGACGAGACCGTGCGCGCGTGGGACATCGCGACGGGCCGCGAGCTCTGGTCCCGTCGGTGGGGCGAGCGCGGGGACAATCCGTTCGCGGCCGCGTTCCAACCCGGGGGGCGGGGGCTCGCGCTCCCGTCGGAGGTCGGCCCGACGCGGGTGATTGACCTCGAAACCGGCGAGGAGTTCCGGCGATTCGACCGCTTCGTTGGTTCGATTTGTCTCGCCTGGAGCCCGGACGGGCGGACGCTCGCAACCGCCGAGGACGGTCGGTGCCACCTGTGGGACATGGAAACGGGAACCGACAGTGCCCCACCGGGCCGGCACCTCGAACGCCCTTGGGCCATCAAGTTCAGCGGGGACGGTCGGCGCGTCCTGACCGCGAGCGGGCTGAACCCGTGCGAAGCGCTCGTCTGGGACGCGGGAACCGGCGCGCTGGTCGCCACTGTTCCGCCCGCGTTCACGGATGATCCGTACAGCCTCGCGCTCGCGCCCGACGGTACGTGTGTCGCCGCGTCCTACGCCCCAGCCAAGCGCGGCCGCGGGCGGATCAAACGGCGCGTGCGCGTGTGGGACATCGCATCAGGTAGCATGCGAGAGGTTCCGACGCCCATCGAACCCCACGCGCTCACCTGGGAGCTCGCGCCCACCGTGCCTGTGCCCCCGTTCGATATCCCCGAAGGGTTCGGGCAGGCGTCGTACAACGGTTTTGGTGTCTCCGCCGAGTCCCTCGCGGACGGTCGATTGTTGGTGGCCGCGTGCCGCGGGAGCCCGGCGGCGGGCGGGCCGTTCGTGGCGAAGGTTTGGGAGGCTGAGACCGGGGTAGAAGTGTGGGAATCTCCGGAATTCCCGTGCGGGATCTCGGAAGTGGTGCTCGCGCCCGGGGGCCGGTCCCTGGCCGTGGGTCTCGACGACGCGACCACGGTACTGTTCGACATCCCCGTTCGGCCCTTGGCACTCGATCCGTCCTGGCTCACGGGAACCGTGGTCGCGCTGGCCCGGGGCATCGCGGCCGATCGCGCGTTCGACCGGCTGCCGGTCCTGGCGGACGCGCTCCAGGACGCGGGGTGCGATAGCACCGATGTACTTGCACTGTGCCGTGACCCGAACGTGACGCCCGTGCGCGGTAGTTGGGTTGTGGACCTGGTGCTCGGCAAGGAATAGCGGTACCGAGCGCTCGAAATCGTGAAACGACACGGGCCAGGGATTGCTCCCTGGCCCGCTGTGTTCCCGTGGTGTCTACTTCCCGACCTGGGGCACGGAACGCTCACGGCGCCGCCGGTGCGCACGACACCGTGCATGCAGCGGAACCACGACCGACGGGGTTGCTCCAGACCGCTGCATGCACGGTGTCGTGCGCACCGAAAGCGGTGCTGGAACAGCGTTCCCCGCGATGAGTGTGGTGGAGTGTGCTCGGCTGACGCAACATCAGCCTGTCGCAGAGCGACGAGCTAAACCAACCACGAGAACGCCGCACATCCTACCCGCTGGAACCGGCCCGAGCACGTCCGTTCTCGATCAATTGGTAATGGCGATTTATTTCTGATATCGAATTGGAAATTTCTATTGATTACAATGGTGGCTCTGCGCAGTCCGTGAGGAGCCCGGGAGCCAATGGCCAAGAAGAAGCGACCGGCGAAGAAACCGCCCGCACGGGAGAAGGCGCCGACGCGCCCGGCCGCGAAGAAGCCGGCGCCCCCGGCGGTACCGCCCCCTCGCGTTCCGCGCGTCGCGGCGCCCGCACCTGGCGACGGGGAGCGCGACCGCAAGGCAGCCGTGAGCCGGAAGCGGCACGACACCTCGCGCGAAGCCGGGTTCCCGCCCAACATCGCGGACCCGGACCGGCGCGAGGCGTGTTCCCGGTCCCTCAAGCTGTTCTGTGAGACGTACTCGCCCCAGGCGTTCGCGATGGGGTGGAGCGAGTCGCACCTGCGCGCGATCGCGCGTATGGAGGAAGCCGCGACCCGGGGCGCGCTGTTCGCGTTCGCCATGCCGCGCGGGTCGGGCAAAACCACGATTAGCCGGATGGCCGCGCTGTGGGCCACGCTCAACGCGGTGTGCCGGTATGCGTTCGTGATCGGGGCCACGTCGGACAAGGCGGGTCAGTCCCTCGACGCGATGAAAACCCTGATCCGGTTTAGTGATACGCTCGCGGACGATTACCCCGAGGTGTCGCACTACGCGCGAGCCCTCAACGGGATCGCGAACCGGGCCAC
This region of Gemmata massiliana genomic DNA includes:
- a CDS encoding WD40 repeat domain-containing protein — encoded protein: MGRKRTKTEVRPTGAAPVELPHPGDALPPGARVRLGTNRLNHVVQRGNTGVCHLSFSPDGRYLFAVGYEDDEASLWELPGGREVWRREVDCASEPFAASAFSPDGRLLAVGGCGGARVIDVVTGRTAQILQTDGRCDLALAFSPCGRYLVAPPSVWAVDRWEVTSGLDARGTALAFSPGGRFLAGSAGDTVCVWEWPGLRLVNRLAPSGTVNVLHFLPDGRLAGSACDETVRAWDIATGRELWSRRWGERGDNPFAAAFQPGGRGLALPSEVGPTRVIDLETGEEFRRFDRFVGSICLAWSPDGRTLATAEDGRCHLWDMETGTDSAPPGRHLERPWAIKFSGDGRRVLTASGLNPCEALVWDAGTGALVATVPPAFTDDPYSLALAPDGTCVAASYAPAKRGRGRIKRRVRVWDIASGSMREVPTPIEPHALTWELAPTVPVPPFDIPEGFGQASYNGFGVSAESLADGRLLVAACRGSPAAGGPFVAKVWEAETGVEVWESPEFPCGISEVVLAPGGRSLAVGLDDATTVLFDIPVRPLALDPSWLTGTVVALARGIAADRAFDRLPVLADALQDAGCDSTDVLALCRDPNVTPVRGSWVVDLVLGKE